The Frondihabitans australicus genome includes a region encoding these proteins:
- a CDS encoding D-arabinono-1,4-lactone oxidase produces the protein MQGDGAGSTWSGTYTYTARDVVRPTAPEQVAEIVAGARHVRALGTRHSFNDVADGPGTLLDLGALPADLVVDAAEGTATLGAGTRYGVVAPDLDAAGFAFTNMGSLPHISIAGATATGTHGSGTRNRSLSAEVRALEIVDAAGGTRILRRGDPGWGGAGLHLGLLGVVTRVTLDVVPAFRMRQDAYGPLPWSALLEDVSGVFGAGYSVSGFTNWDGRVRELLVKSVVGAGSESLPVPDDLAGAPRLPGAPGDAHHTARDGSAGPWWDRLPHFPIGSVPSVGSEVQSEHFVPLARAVEALDAVAALAVRIQPLLHVTELRTLAGDDLWLSPTQGQDVLCIAFTWKRMPDEVMALLPAIEEALLPFGGRPHWGKLSSLDAATIDALYPRLADFRALVRRSDPDRKFASRLGSRLLAL, from the coding sequence ATGCAGGGCGACGGCGCAGGATCCACGTGGTCGGGCACCTACACCTACACGGCCCGCGACGTGGTCCGCCCCACGGCGCCAGAGCAGGTCGCCGAGATCGTCGCCGGCGCCCGCCACGTCCGCGCCCTCGGCACGCGACACTCGTTCAACGACGTCGCCGACGGCCCCGGAACCCTCCTCGACCTCGGCGCCCTGCCAGCCGACCTCGTGGTCGACGCGGCGGAGGGCACCGCGACGCTCGGCGCCGGCACCCGCTACGGCGTCGTCGCGCCTGACCTCGACGCGGCAGGTTTCGCCTTCACGAACATGGGCTCGCTGCCGCACATCTCGATCGCCGGGGCCACAGCCACGGGCACCCATGGCTCGGGCACGCGCAACCGCTCGCTGTCGGCCGAGGTGCGGGCGCTCGAGATCGTCGATGCGGCGGGCGGCACTCGGATCCTGCGACGCGGCGACCCCGGCTGGGGCGGGGCGGGGCTGCACCTGGGCCTGCTCGGCGTCGTCACGCGCGTCACGCTCGACGTGGTCCCGGCGTTCCGGATGCGGCAGGACGCCTACGGTCCGCTTCCCTGGAGCGCGCTGCTCGAAGACGTGTCGGGCGTCTTCGGGGCGGGCTACAGCGTCTCGGGGTTCACGAACTGGGACGGCCGGGTCCGCGAGCTCCTGGTCAAATCGGTCGTGGGCGCAGGATCCGAGAGCCTTCCCGTGCCTGACGACCTCGCCGGCGCCCCACGGCTGCCCGGCGCCCCCGGCGACGCGCACCACACGGCCCGCGACGGCTCGGCCGGGCCGTGGTGGGATCGCCTGCCGCATTTTCCGATCGGGTCGGTGCCGTCGGTCGGGTCGGAGGTGCAGAGCGAGCACTTCGTGCCGCTGGCGCGTGCCGTCGAGGCGCTGGATGCGGTGGCTGCGCTCGCTGTGCGAATCCAGCCGCTGCTCCACGTGACGGAGCTGCGCACTCTGGCCGGTGACGACCTCTGGCTGTCGCCGACGCAGGGCCAGGACGTGCTCTGCATCGCCTTCACATGGAAGCGGATGCCCGACGAGGTGATGGCGCTGCTGCCCGCGATCGAGGAGGCGCTGCTGCCGTTCGGAGGGCGCCCGCACTGGGGCAAGCTGTCGTCGCTCGATGCCGCGACCATCGATGCGCTCTACCCGCGGCTGGCCGATTTCCGTGCGCTCGTGCGCCGCTCCGACCCCGACCGCAAGTTCGCGTCGCGCCTCGGTTCACGCCTCCTCGCCCTCTGA
- a CDS encoding glycoside hydrolase family 3 N-terminal domain-containing protein, which translates to MQSRADADPGAPMKYESTPSPRVEKLLEAMSIDEKVGQLTQFFFFDLPDDAPAIDLPGESGDGAAMTAGVEQALDHGTVGSLLFVTDPAATNRLQRRALEGNRHGIPLIFGFDVIHGLRTIFPVPIALAASWDPALAERAQTVAAREARAVGIHWAFAPMVDIARDARWGRMIEGAGEDPVLGAAMAAGQVRGFQGAGDESAPAVTTGARDRILAGPKHFAGYGGAVGGRDYDEVDLSDQDFWNTYVQPFRGAIQAGATNIMSAYMDLNGVPATGNRWLLTDVLRDELGFDGFVVSDANSAKDLATHHYADGAPDAAARAIEAGLDMEMAISEPSFATLGDAVRSGRIPEARIDESVRRILRLKEELGLLDDPFVDEQRAAEVLSDPAHRTESREVAERTAVLLKNDGGLLPLDPAATPKIAVIGPLASSRRDVIGPWVFDFDLDETVSVLEGIEAFVQRAGDQGAGAAEISFARGCAEPKRLFPSMFEMFGDNSPSAPEGFDAAAALDEAVALATASDVAIVVVGEQQDMIGENASRSSLELPGEQQAMLEAVAATGTPVVVVVMNGRPLDLRWAASNVPAILDVWYPGTKGGEAVANLLFGAATPAGKLPFSWPRTVGQIPMTYSRTRSHDPEKQGRRYWDDESTPLFPFGHGLSYTSFSYSAASVSADSIDLDGTVTVSVEVTNTGRVAGAEVAQMYLHQRSGTSSRPLRLLKGFRRIELAPGETASVQFEVGPAERRYWSAATRDWVLDATTFDVWVGGSSDASQHAEFRVTE; encoded by the coding sequence ATGCAGAGCCGCGCCGACGCCGATCCAGGAGCCCCGATGAAGTACGAAAGCACCCCGTCCCCCCGAGTCGAGAAGCTCCTCGAAGCGATGAGCATCGACGAGAAGGTCGGCCAGCTCACCCAGTTCTTCTTCTTCGACCTGCCCGACGACGCCCCCGCGATCGACCTGCCCGGTGAGTCCGGCGACGGCGCCGCGATGACGGCCGGCGTCGAGCAGGCCCTCGACCACGGCACCGTCGGCTCCCTCCTCTTCGTCACCGACCCCGCCGCGACCAACCGCCTCCAGCGCCGCGCACTCGAGGGCAACCGCCACGGCATCCCGCTGATCTTCGGCTTCGACGTGATCCACGGGCTCCGCACGATCTTCCCGGTGCCGATCGCGCTCGCCGCGTCATGGGATCCCGCGCTCGCCGAGCGCGCGCAGACCGTCGCCGCTCGCGAGGCCCGCGCCGTCGGCATCCACTGGGCGTTCGCCCCGATGGTCGACATCGCCCGCGACGCCCGCTGGGGCCGCATGATCGAGGGCGCCGGCGAAGACCCGGTGCTCGGCGCGGCGATGGCCGCAGGCCAGGTGCGCGGCTTCCAGGGCGCCGGCGACGAGTCCGCTCCCGCCGTGACGACCGGTGCGCGCGACCGCATCCTGGCCGGCCCGAAGCACTTCGCCGGCTACGGCGGCGCCGTCGGCGGTCGCGACTACGACGAGGTCGACCTCTCCGACCAGGACTTCTGGAACACCTACGTCCAGCCGTTTCGCGGCGCGATCCAGGCCGGCGCGACGAACATCATGTCGGCATACATGGACCTCAACGGCGTGCCCGCGACCGGCAACCGCTGGCTGCTCACCGACGTCCTCCGCGACGAGCTCGGCTTCGACGGGTTCGTCGTGAGCGACGCCAACTCGGCCAAAGACCTCGCGACGCACCACTACGCCGACGGCGCCCCCGACGCGGCCGCCCGGGCGATCGAGGCCGGCCTCGACATGGAGATGGCGATCAGCGAGCCGTCGTTCGCGACCCTCGGCGACGCCGTCCGGTCGGGCCGTATCCCGGAGGCGCGCATCGACGAGAGCGTCCGCCGCATCCTGCGCCTGAAGGAAGAGCTGGGGCTGCTCGACGACCCGTTCGTCGACGAGCAGCGGGCTGCCGAGGTGCTCTCGGATCCTGCGCACCGCACCGAGTCGCGCGAGGTCGCCGAGCGCACGGCCGTGCTGCTGAAGAACGACGGCGGCCTGCTGCCGCTCGACCCGGCCGCGACCCCGAAGATCGCCGTGATCGGCCCGTTGGCGTCGTCTCGCCGTGACGTGATCGGCCCGTGGGTGTTCGACTTCGACCTCGACGAGACGGTGAGCGTGCTCGAGGGCATCGAGGCGTTCGTGCAGCGGGCAGGCGACCAGGGCGCAGGAGCCGCTGAAATCTCGTTCGCCCGAGGCTGCGCCGAGCCCAAACGCCTCTTCCCCTCGATGTTCGAGATGTTCGGCGACAACAGCCCGTCGGCGCCCGAAGGATTCGACGCTGCCGCCGCCCTCGACGAGGCCGTGGCGCTCGCCACGGCGTCGGACGTCGCGATCGTCGTCGTCGGCGAGCAGCAGGACATGATCGGCGAGAACGCTTCTCGCTCGTCGCTCGAGCTGCCGGGCGAGCAGCAGGCCATGCTCGAGGCCGTCGCCGCCACGGGCACGCCGGTGGTGGTCGTCGTGATGAACGGCCGCCCGCTCGACCTGCGTTGGGCGGCGTCGAACGTGCCCGCGATCCTCGACGTGTGGTACCCCGGCACGAAGGGCGGCGAGGCGGTCGCGAACCTGCTCTTCGGCGCGGCGACCCCGGCGGGCAAGCTGCCGTTCAGCTGGCCTCGCACGGTCGGCCAGATCCCGATGACGTACTCGCGCACCCGCTCGCACGACCCCGAGAAGCAGGGGCGCCGCTACTGGGACGACGAGAGCACCCCGCTCTTCCCGTTCGGCCACGGCCTCTCGTACACGTCGTTCTCGTACAGCGCGGCGTCGGTGTCGGCCGACTCGATCGACCTCGACGGCACCGTGACCGTGTCGGTCGAGGTGACCAACACCGGTCGGGTCGCAGGAGCCGAGGTGGCCCAGATGTACCTGCACCAGCGCTCCGGCACCTCGTCGCGCCCCCTGCGCCTCCTCAAGGGCTTCCGTCGAATCGAGCTCGCCCCGGGCGAGACCGCTTCCGTGCAGTTCGAGGTCGGCCCGGCCGAGCGGCGCTACTGGAGCGCGGCGACGCGCGACTGGGTGCTCGACGCCACAACTTTCGACGTGTGGGTCGGCGGCTCGTCCGACGCCTCTCAGCACGCGGAGTTCCGCGTCACGGAGTAG